One segment of Terriglobia bacterium DNA contains the following:
- a CDS encoding tetratricopeptide repeat protein: MANSAQNRNSTNYWTPMQAYVLAAICLVIGIAVGYFIGGSKSPATAANSQLSAEAAVPPGMTSGQMAPGQLQEIPQAQSAEMVAAAAKPLLDALAADPSNAEKTARVGDFYFDSHVYDQAIKYYEASLKLNPDNPNVLTDLGTAYFYNGDSNTAVQRFQQALKVRPNFANALFNLGIVRWQGLKDPKGAIDVWQKLLDTNPNYEQKDHVRELMERAKAHGSMG; the protein is encoded by the coding sequence GTGGCAAACTCTGCGCAAAACCGAAACAGCACCAATTACTGGACTCCGATGCAGGCTTATGTGCTCGCCGCCATATGCCTTGTCATCGGCATCGCCGTGGGATATTTCATCGGCGGCTCCAAGTCGCCCGCAACCGCTGCAAACTCCCAGCTCTCCGCGGAGGCCGCCGTCCCCCCCGGCATGACCTCCGGCCAGATGGCACCGGGGCAGTTACAGGAAATCCCGCAGGCGCAGTCGGCGGAAATGGTCGCCGCCGCCGCCAAACCCCTTCTCGACGCGCTCGCCGCTGACCCGAGCAACGCCGAGAAGACCGCCCGCGTCGGTGACTTCTATTTCGACAGCCACGTCTACGACCAGGCGATCAAGTACTACGAGGCGTCGCTGAAGTTGAATCCCGACAACCCCAACGTCCTCACCGACCTCGGGACAGCGTACTTCTATAACGGCGACTCGAACACGGCCGTCCAGAGATTTCAGCAGGCCCTGAAAGTCCGCCCCAACTTCGCAAACGCACTGTTCAACCTGGGAATCGTTCGCTGGCAGGGCTTGAAAGATCCCAAAGGCGCAATCGACGTCTGGCAGAAGTTGTTAGATACGAATCCGAACTACGAGCAGAAGGACCACGTTCGTGAACTGATGGAACGCGCGAAAGCCCACGGTTCCATGGGTTAG
- the fabD gene encoding ACP S-malonyltransferase, whose product MKHRLPAVAFLFPGQGSQTVGMGKELAAMYPVARETFDEADDALSYKLSELCFEGPEDKLRLTEITQPAILTASVAAWRVLESIGLQPSYTAGHSLGEYSAHVAAGTLSFQDAVRTVRNRGKYMQEAVPVGQGAMAAILALPLDQIRAACEEASHGEVCTPANINSPDQVVISGAKGAVERAAELCKQKGAKRAVMLPVSAPFHCALMQPAQDRLAADLKTLEFNVPEVPVMCNVDAALVKDPAASRDALIRQVTGAVRWEESMRALIAQGVEAFVEVGPGKVLCGLVRQIDRSKTCLNVEDEASLQKVKNHFSDGKSKPE is encoded by the coding sequence ATGAAACATCGGCTCCCCGCAGTGGCATTTCTGTTTCCCGGACAAGGTTCGCAGACGGTAGGAATGGGCAAGGAACTGGCGGCGATGTATCCGGTGGCGCGCGAGACGTTCGACGAGGCGGATGATGCGCTGAGTTACAAGCTGAGCGAATTGTGCTTCGAGGGTCCGGAAGACAAGCTGCGGCTGACGGAGATCACGCAGCCTGCTATTTTGACGGCGTCGGTGGCGGCATGGCGCGTGCTGGAGTCGATTGGACTGCAACCGAGTTACACGGCGGGGCACAGCCTGGGCGAATATTCGGCCCATGTTGCGGCGGGGACGCTGAGTTTCCAGGACGCAGTGCGAACCGTTCGCAATCGGGGCAAGTACATGCAGGAAGCGGTCCCGGTGGGGCAAGGCGCGATGGCGGCGATCCTCGCGCTGCCCCTGGACCAAATTCGTGCGGCGTGCGAGGAAGCGTCGCACGGCGAAGTGTGCACACCGGCGAACATCAATTCGCCGGACCAGGTCGTGATCTCCGGAGCAAAAGGAGCGGTGGAGCGCGCGGCGGAGCTTTGCAAGCAGAAGGGCGCGAAACGCGCGGTGATGCTTCCGGTCAGCGCACCCTTCCATTGCGCGCTGATGCAACCGGCACAGGACCGGCTTGCGGCCGATCTCAAAACGCTGGAGTTCAACGTCCCCGAGGTTCCGGTGATGTGCAATGTCGATGCGGCGCTTGTGAAGGATCCGGCGGCAAGCCGGGATGCGCTCATTCGGCAGGTGACTGGCGCGGTGCGATGGGAAGAGTCGATGCGAGCGCTGATCGCGCAAGGCGTCGAAGCATTCGTCGAGGTCGGCCCCGGCAAGGTTCTGTGCGGACTGGTGCGGCAGATCGACCGCTCGAAGACGTGCCTCAACGTCGAAGACGAAGCATCGCTGCAGAAGGTGAAGAATCACTTTTCGGATGGGAAGAGCAAGCCGGAGTAG
- the plsX gene encoding phosphate acyltransferase PlsX, with protein sequence MPLPTTIAVDAMGADRAPKPEVEGAIAAARHYGVRVLLVGREHVVKAELVHHPAWRQLPIEVVPASEVIEMHEKAAQAVRSKRDSSMRVGLRLVREGKAAGFITAGNTGAAMATAKMVLGALPGVDRPALAAVFPTSSGTASILLDVGANVDCKPQNLQQFAIMGEVYFRTIFHGKFPTADRPRVGLLSIGEEESKGNELTRETFQLLKRMHLNFIGNVEGRDLYNGTADVIVCDGFVGNVALKISEGLVGTVRAFLKESLQATITRQVGYLLARRAFDDFKKRLDYSEYGGAPLLGIKGVAIVGHGSSNANAIKNAIRVAAEFANAGLNQKIEREIQAANERLNGNPKPLDPPEPGSDPVSELHQ encoded by the coding sequence ATGCCACTTCCCACCACGATCGCGGTTGACGCAATGGGGGCGGATCGCGCCCCGAAACCCGAAGTTGAAGGTGCCATAGCGGCGGCCAGGCACTACGGAGTCCGTGTCCTGCTGGTAGGACGCGAACATGTAGTGAAAGCCGAACTTGTGCACCATCCTGCGTGGCGTCAACTGCCGATTGAAGTCGTGCCGGCGAGCGAAGTGATCGAGATGCACGAGAAGGCGGCGCAAGCCGTACGCTCAAAGCGCGACTCGTCCATGCGGGTCGGGCTTCGGTTGGTACGAGAGGGCAAGGCCGCCGGATTCATCACTGCAGGTAACACGGGCGCGGCGATGGCTACGGCCAAGATGGTGCTTGGTGCCCTGCCAGGGGTCGATCGTCCAGCACTGGCGGCGGTATTCCCGACGTCGTCCGGGACTGCGTCGATCCTGCTCGACGTGGGCGCGAATGTGGACTGCAAGCCCCAAAACCTGCAGCAGTTCGCGATCATGGGCGAGGTCTACTTTCGAACGATCTTCCACGGAAAATTTCCTACCGCCGACCGTCCGAGGGTGGGGCTGTTGTCCATTGGAGAAGAAGAGAGCAAGGGCAACGAACTGACGCGCGAAACCTTCCAGTTGCTCAAGCGCATGCACCTGAATTTCATTGGCAACGTCGAGGGCCGGGATTTATACAACGGCACGGCGGATGTGATTGTGTGCGATGGGTTCGTCGGCAATGTTGCGCTGAAGATCAGCGAAGGGCTGGTCGGAACGGTGCGGGCGTTCCTGAAGGAATCGCTGCAGGCGACAATCACGCGGCAGGTGGGATACCTGCTGGCTCGGCGCGCGTTCGACGATTTCAAAAAGCGGCTGGATTATTCCGAGTACGGTGGCGCGCCACTGCTGGGAATCAAGGGCGTTGCGATCGTTGGGCACGGAAGTTCGAACGCGAACGCGATCAAGAACGCGATCCGCGTCGCAGCAGAGTTCGCGAATGCCGGATTGAACCAGAAGATCGAACGCGAGATCCAGGCGGCAAATGAAAGATTGAACGGCAACCCGAAGCCGCTAGACCCACCGGAACCAGGGTCAGATCCCGTCAGCGAGTTGCATCAGTAA
- the rpmF gene encoding 50S ribosomal protein L32: MANPKRRHSQRRSSTRRAHDFLKAHAGSECPNCHERKMPHRACPKCGYYKGREVLEVEESK; the protein is encoded by the coding sequence ATGGCAAATCCAAAACGGCGACATTCGCAGCGCCGGTCTTCCACCCGTCGTGCGCACGATTTTCTGAAAGCGCATGCGGGTTCGGAATGCCCGAACTGCCACGAGCGGAAGATGCCGCATCGTGCGTGCCCCAAGTGTGGTTATTACAAAGGTCGTGAAGTACTCGAGGTAGAAGAGTCGAAGTAG
- a CDS encoding DUF177 domain-containing protein encodes MYIRIADLELRPLEYDEEFQPGAIDFGPDIRQTKPLRVKGRAELVKEHHGGRVVVPNIRLVGKFAVDYEANCARCLENVPQHLEREFDLIYRPLGSDRRREEVAISEAETEIGYYQGEGMELADSLREQVLLAAPVKVVCRENCKGICAQCGKNLNEGACDCAPAVADPRWHALRDLKKGL; translated from the coding sequence ATGTATATCCGAATTGCAGATCTGGAACTCCGTCCACTGGAGTACGATGAGGAGTTTCAGCCCGGGGCGATCGACTTCGGTCCCGACATTCGCCAGACTAAACCCCTGCGCGTGAAGGGTCGCGCGGAGTTGGTGAAGGAGCACCACGGCGGGCGCGTCGTGGTCCCGAACATTCGGCTGGTTGGAAAGTTTGCGGTCGATTACGAGGCGAATTGCGCGCGGTGCCTGGAGAACGTCCCGCAGCACCTTGAGCGCGAGTTCGATTTGATCTACCGGCCTTTGGGTAGCGATCGGCGCCGGGAAGAGGTTGCGATCTCCGAAGCCGAAACGGAGATCGGATACTATCAGGGCGAGGGAATGGAGTTGGCGGACTCGCTGCGGGAGCAGGTTCTGCTGGCGGCACCGGTGAAAGTTGTGTGCCGCGAAAACTGCAAGGGCATTTGCGCGCAATGCGGCAAGAACCTGAACGAGGGTGCGTGTGATTGCGCTCCGGCAGTGGCGGACCCGCGGTGGCATGCCCTGCGCGATTTGAAAAAAGGTTTGTAG
- a CDS encoding prepilin-type N-terminal cleavage/methylation domain-containing protein: MRQRGFSLIELLIVVAIILIIVAIAIPNLLRSRIQANEASAVSSVRAINTAQVAYAATYPEIGYANDLAKLGESTDGHVDSLHAGLLDWILGCASQPCPKSGYKFAIVNVTTGSNGLVTGYGVTGVPSAPGSTGIRGFCSDNMLPVKFDPTGGTSCTTELQ, from the coding sequence ATGAGACAGCGAGGGTTTTCTTTAATTGAGCTGCTGATCGTGGTCGCTATCATTTTGATCATAGTAGCGATCGCGATACCTAATTTGCTTAGATCAAGAATCCAGGCGAATGAAGCGTCGGCGGTATCGTCAGTTCGAGCGATAAATACCGCCCAGGTCGCTTACGCGGCCACCTACCCGGAAATCGGCTATGCAAATGATTTGGCGAAGCTTGGGGAGAGCACGGACGGCCACGTCGACTCCTTGCATGCCGGGTTGCTGGATTGGATTTTGGGATGTGCCTCGCAACCGTGTCCCAAGAGTGGTTATAAGTTCGCAATCGTTAATGTGACCACGGGAAGCAACGGACTGGTTACCGGATATGGCGTAACGGGCGTTCCGAGCGCTCCCGGATCTACCGGAATCCGGGGATTCTGTTCCGACAACATGCTTCCGGTGAAATTCGATCCCACCGGCGGTACCAGTTGCACGACGGAGTTGCAGTAG
- a CDS encoding YtxH domain-containing protein: protein MKGFLFGLGLGIGLGVLFAPMSGEETRDQLTERASDLADSARETFEQGRERVRRGAESIRSTAERAVNQARTGTESTGNV from the coding sequence ATGAAAGGATTTCTGTTTGGGCTGGGGCTCGGTATCGGCCTCGGCGTTTTGTTTGCCCCGATGAGCGGAGAAGAGACCCGAGACCAGTTGACGGAGCGCGCGAGCGATCTTGCGGATTCTGCGCGGGAGACGTTTGAACAGGGGCGTGAGAGAGTGCGGCGAGGGGCGGAATCGATTCGCAGCACGGCAGAGCGGGCAGTCAACCAGGCCCGTACAGGCACCGAAAGCACCGGAAACGTATAA
- a CDS encoding aldo/keto reductase has product MISGFATSEGTLRLANRFPQLQAAGHFRQPKDVPGPNELWFSSLGLGTYLGEPDEAADQLYTQAVQTAFRSGINLVDSAINYRHQRSERSVGAALQNLINAGSVHRDEMIICTKAGYLTFDADVPADPRSYFMREYVETGVLNPTEIAGGMHCIAPRYLENQLERSRANLGLETIDIFYVHNPESQLGEVSRDTFRARLKDAFATLEKAVRDAKIRWYGIASWNSFRVSSTEQPYISLESCLDIAREVGGHQHHLRFIQLPFSLGMPEAFALPTQADGNQNRSSLEFIRAHNMAAIASASLYQGQLAHDLPTWLAEKFGMSSDAERALQFARSAPGIISALVGMGKPAHVLENIRTALTPPLNNDTIESLFPKG; this is encoded by the coding sequence ATGATTTCGGGCTTCGCAACCTCAGAAGGTACTCTCCGTCTCGCCAACCGTTTTCCACAACTACAGGCAGCTGGACATTTTCGCCAGCCCAAGGACGTGCCCGGCCCGAACGAACTCTGGTTTTCATCGCTCGGCCTTGGTACATATCTCGGCGAACCCGACGAAGCCGCCGATCAGCTCTATACTCAGGCAGTCCAAACCGCCTTCCGCTCCGGCATCAACCTGGTCGACTCTGCCATCAATTATCGCCACCAGCGGTCGGAACGCTCCGTCGGCGCTGCCCTCCAGAACCTCATCAATGCCGGCTCAGTCCACCGCGACGAAATGATCATCTGCACCAAGGCCGGGTACCTCACCTTCGACGCAGACGTCCCCGCCGATCCTCGCAGTTACTTCATGCGGGAATACGTCGAGACCGGCGTGCTGAATCCCACCGAGATCGCCGGCGGCATGCACTGCATAGCCCCGCGTTACCTGGAAAACCAACTGGAACGCAGCCGCGCCAACCTCGGCCTTGAAACCATAGACATCTTCTATGTCCACAACCCCGAATCCCAACTGGGTGAAGTGTCGCGCGACACCTTTCGAGCTCGTCTCAAGGATGCCTTCGCCACCCTCGAAAAGGCTGTGCGTGACGCCAAGATTCGCTGGTACGGCATCGCCTCGTGGAATTCCTTCCGCGTCTCCAGCACCGAGCAACCCTATATTTCGCTCGAAAGCTGTCTTGACATCGCGCGCGAAGTTGGCGGACACCAGCATCACCTCCGCTTCATACAGTTACCGTTTAGTCTGGGCATGCCCGAAGCCTTCGCACTCCCGACTCAAGCTGATGGCAACCAGAACAGGTCTTCGCTGGAGTTCATTCGTGCGCACAACATGGCCGCAATCGCCAGCGCTTCTCTTTACCAGGGACAACTCGCGCACGATCTGCCCACGTGGCTCGCTGAAAAATTTGGCATGTCCAGCGATGCCGAACGTGCTCTTCAGTTCGCCCGCTCCGCCCCGGGAATCATCTCCGCTTTGGTGGGAATGGGAAAGCCCGCCCACGTTCTTGAAAACATCCGTACAGCTTTGACTCCGCCGCTGAACAACGACACCATCGAATCACTGTTCCCGAAAGGATAG
- a CDS encoding tetratricopeptide repeat protein, whose product MRYTRQALKQDRFKEAAVDAVDWTVEHRSKLVAGGIILAILVAAIAGFWWYTSHRDAEAAELLGHALMVYQAPIRPAGMPPDPQQLSFTSIRERAEAAGVEFNKVAAEFGSTRSGKYAKYFAGLAAMDAGNDKVAEDHLKYVAGISDKDISSLAKLALAALYRDTNRQADAINLYKELISHPTQTVPKVTAELQLADLYAAANQPDQAKAIYQQIVKDDPQSAGAEIAQGKMQQTK is encoded by the coding sequence GTGCGTTACACCCGCCAGGCACTGAAACAGGATCGATTCAAAGAAGCGGCTGTCGATGCCGTCGACTGGACTGTTGAGCACCGCTCCAAACTCGTCGCGGGAGGGATTATTCTCGCGATCCTGGTTGCCGCAATCGCAGGCTTCTGGTGGTATACCAGCCACCGGGATGCCGAAGCCGCAGAGTTGCTGGGCCATGCGTTGATGGTTTACCAGGCGCCGATTCGTCCGGCCGGAATGCCACCCGACCCGCAGCAATTGAGCTTCACCTCGATCAGGGAGCGCGCAGAAGCCGCCGGAGTCGAGTTCAACAAGGTAGCGGCTGAGTTCGGTTCAACACGCTCCGGGAAGTATGCGAAGTACTTCGCCGGCCTGGCCGCGATGGATGCCGGCAACGACAAAGTTGCTGAAGATCACTTGAAGTACGTCGCCGGGATCAGTGACAAAGACATTTCCAGCCTTGCGAAGCTGGCGCTGGCTGCCCTTTACCGCGATACGAATCGGCAGGCCGACGCGATCAATCTCTACAAAGAATTGATTTCGCATCCGACGCAGACAGTACCGAAGGTTACGGCCGAATTGCAGTTGGCGGATCTCTACGCGGCTGCGAACCAACCAGACCAGGCGAAGGCGATCTACCAGCAGATCGTGAAGGATGATCCGCAGAGCGCAGGCGCGGAAATCGCGCAGGGGAAGATGCAGCAGACGAAGTAA